The following are encoded together in the Bradyrhizobium algeriense genome:
- a CDS encoding Do family serine endopeptidase, producing the protein MTERPIDLSSLPSHGAARRSLFSARKFALMASVVAGLGAAVYGFSPQGPVDVFTSAAHAQVNNEVRKVERPIGFADIVERVKPSVISVKINIADKSSKDDSANKDEDSPFQPGSPMERFFRRFGGPDGLPPGLRGGPRGGRGPVTGQGSGFFISPDGFAVTNNHVVDGADKVEVTMDDGKTYTAKVIGTDPRTDLALIKVAGRTDFPFAKLSDSKPRIGDWVLAVGNPFGLGGTVTAGIVSASGRDIGNGPYDDFIQIDAPVNKGNSGGPAFDTNGEVMGVNTAIYSPSGGSVGIAFSIPASTVKSVIAQLKDKGSVSRGWIGVQIQPVTSDIADSLGMKKAEGALVAEPQANGPAAKAGIQSGDVITAVNGEPVKDAKELARTIGGLAPGNAVKLNVLQKGQDKVINLTLGQLPNTIEAKADTDKEDKGGPTKGTGVPKLGLTVAPANSVAGAGREGVVVTEVDPKSAAAERGFKEGDVILEVAGKSVATAGEVREAIDAARTDNKNSVLMRVKSGGSSRFVAVPLAKG; encoded by the coding sequence ATGACCGAACGTCCCATCGATCTTTCCTCGCTACCGTCGCACGGCGCAGCCCGCCGTTCGCTGTTCTCCGCCCGCAAATTCGCGCTGATGGCTTCCGTCGTCGCCGGCCTCGGCGCCGCTGTTTATGGTTTCAGCCCGCAGGGCCCCGTCGATGTCTTCACCAGTGCGGCGCACGCGCAGGTCAACAATGAGGTCCGCAAGGTCGAGCGGCCGATCGGCTTCGCCGACATTGTCGAGCGCGTGAAGCCGTCGGTGATCTCGGTCAAGATCAACATCGCCGACAAGAGTTCCAAGGACGACAGCGCCAACAAGGACGAGGACTCGCCGTTCCAGCCGGGCTCGCCGATGGAGCGCTTCTTCCGCCGCTTCGGCGGACCGGATGGCTTGCCCCCGGGCTTGCGCGGCGGACCGCGTGGCGGCCGTGGCCCGGTGACGGGTCAGGGTTCCGGATTCTTCATCTCGCCTGACGGCTTTGCCGTGACCAACAACCACGTGGTCGACGGCGCCGACAAGGTCGAAGTCACCATGGATGACGGCAAGACCTACACCGCGAAAGTGATCGGCACCGATCCGCGCACGGATTTGGCGCTGATCAAGGTTGCCGGCCGCACCGATTTCCCGTTCGCCAAGCTGTCCGACAGCAAGCCGCGGATCGGCGACTGGGTGCTCGCGGTCGGCAACCCGTTCGGCCTCGGCGGCACCGTGACCGCCGGCATCGTCTCGGCCTCCGGCCGTGACATCGGCAACGGCCCCTATGACGACTTCATCCAGATCGACGCGCCCGTGAACAAGGGCAACTCCGGCGGTCCAGCGTTCGATACCAATGGTGAAGTGATGGGCGTCAACACCGCGATCTATTCGCCGTCCGGCGGCAGCGTCGGCATCGCGTTCTCGATCCCTGCTTCGACGGTCAAGAGCGTGATCGCCCAGCTCAAGGACAAGGGCTCGGTCAGCCGCGGCTGGATCGGCGTCCAGATCCAGCCGGTGACGTCAGACATTGCCGACAGCCTCGGCATGAAGAAGGCGGAAGGCGCGCTGGTAGCGGAACCGCAGGCCAATGGCCCGGCGGCGAAGGCCGGCATCCAGTCGGGTGACGTCATCACCGCCGTCAATGGCGAGCCGGTCAAGGATGCCAAGGAACTCGCCCGCACCATCGGCGGTCTCGCGCCGGGCAATGCGGTCAAGCTCAATGTGCTGCAGAAGGGCCAGGACAAGGTCATCAACCTCACGCTCGGCCAGTTGCCGAACACGATCGAGGCCAAGGCCGACACCGACAAGGAAGACAAGGGCGGCCCGACCAAGGGAACCGGCGTGCCGAAGCTCGGCCTGACGGTTGCCCCCGCCAACAGCGTGGCCGGCGCCGGCAGGGAAGGCGTCGTGGTCACCGAGGTCGACCCGAAGAGCGCGGCGGCCGAACGCGGCTTCAAGGAAGGCGACGTCATTCTCGAGGTCGCCGGCAAGAGCGTTGCGACAGCCGGTGAGGTGCGCGAGGCGATCGACGCAGCGCGGACCGACAACAAGAACAGCGTTCTCATGCGCGTGAAGAGCGGCGGTTCGTCGCGCTTCGTGGCGGTGCCGCTGGCGAAGGGCTAA